In the Sinorhizobium garamanticum genome, one interval contains:
- a CDS encoding nitrogen fixation protein NifZ: MGLGREEEVEIYNPPQFTPGERVRATRHIRNDGTYPGKEVGESLVRKGDAGFVRDVGTFLQQFYIYAVEWIDRGIVVGMRARELMSLDEVSTLATAECTDRSKGKAR; the protein is encoded by the coding sequence ATGGGTCTTGGACGCGAAGAGGAGGTCGAAATCTACAATCCTCCACAATTTACGCCGGGTGAGCGGGTCCGTGCCACACGCCACATAAGAAATGACGGCACCTACCCCGGCAAGGAAGTCGGAGAAAGCCTCGTTAGGAAAGGCGACGCGGGTTTTGTGCGCGACGTGGGGACCTTTCTCCAGCAGTTTTACATCTATGCCGTCGAATGGATTGATCGCGGCATCGTCGTTGGAATGCGTGCGCGTGAACTGATGAGCCTCGACGAGGTCTCAACTCTGGCAACCGCCGAATGCACTGATCGGAGCAAAGGAAAAGCCAGATGA
- the nifT gene encoding putative nitrogen fixation protein NifT — MKVTIRRTGNDLSAYVPKKDLEEPIVEVENEGLWGGFVVLRNGWRLLLPDLPKDTQLPVTVEAKKMVNDAAQSETS, encoded by the coding sequence ATGAAAGTAACAATCCGCAGAACTGGCAACGACTTATCAGCGTATGTTCCCAAGAAGGATCTGGAAGAGCCGATCGTCGAGGTTGAGAATGAAGGCCTATGGGGCGGCTTTGTGGTGCTCAGGAACGGCTGGCGGCTCTTACTGCCCGATCTTCCGAAGGACACCCAGCTACCGGTCACCGTCGAGGCGAAGAAGATGGTGAATGATGCCGCGCAAAGCGAAACATCATGA
- a CDS encoding LLM class flavin-dependent oxidoreductase, with amino-acid sequence MRKALPSKLAFGIFDHLDEDGSAIGKQYADRLRLAEACDRLGFYAYHLAEHHCSPHGRGPSPNLFLSSVAQRTHQLRLGPLVMLLSLCHPLRAFEEICMLDQLSGGRAEIGIGRGSLPIELGYFGVDADAVLGRYLEASEILMEAMRGGTLSYRGHHFELNDVPLTLEPHQRPHPPTWIATTRPESARWAAANGANIACVGPASFVRKITDAFRSEEGHKTDTNNQASFLGLLRMIVVGRSPDHAYSLAAPAFERWLESFKFLYDLNAIPFPPNLPLTFDAAIESELCVVGTAAFVRQALLDQLEQAGANYLLCQVAFGDLPLDASLYTVKTIQSELMERVG; translated from the coding sequence ATGAGAAAAGCCCTTCCTTCAAAGCTTGCTTTCGGCATATTCGACCATTTGGACGAGGACGGTAGCGCCATTGGAAAACAATACGCAGACCGTCTCAGGCTAGCGGAAGCGTGTGATCGGCTCGGCTTTTATGCTTACCATCTAGCGGAGCACCATTGTTCGCCGCATGGGAGAGGCCCATCGCCCAATCTGTTCTTGTCGAGCGTCGCGCAGCGCACCCACCAACTTCGTCTTGGCCCACTTGTCATGCTGCTCAGCCTTTGTCATCCGCTGCGTGCGTTCGAGGAGATCTGCATGCTTGACCAATTGAGCGGCGGTAGGGCCGAGATAGGCATCGGGCGCGGCTCTCTTCCGATCGAGCTAGGTTACTTCGGGGTTGATGCGGACGCGGTGCTAGGACGCTATCTCGAGGCCAGCGAAATCCTGATGGAGGCGATGAGGGGCGGCACTCTTTCCTACCGCGGCCACCACTTCGAGCTAAACGACGTCCCTTTGACCTTGGAGCCTCATCAACGTCCGCACCCGCCGACTTGGATCGCCACCACCCGACCCGAGTCTGCACGTTGGGCCGCTGCAAACGGCGCAAATATCGCGTGTGTAGGACCCGCTTCGTTTGTTCGCAAGATTACTGACGCTTTCCGGTCCGAGGAAGGACACAAAACCGACACGAACAACCAAGCGTCATTTCTCGGATTGCTTCGCATGATTGTGGTCGGGCGGTCTCCAGACCATGCATATTCGCTCGCGGCTCCTGCTTTCGAACGATGGCTTGAAAGTTTCAAATTCCTGTACGACCTCAATGCGATCCCATTTCCACCAAATCTGCCCCTGACCTTCGATGCAGCAATCGAAAGTGAATTGTGCGTGGTGGGAACGGCGGCTTTTGTGCGACAGGCTCTACTTGATCAGCTGGAACAGGCGGGTGCAAACTACCTCCTTTGTCAGGTCGCGTTTGGGGACCTGCCTTTAGATGCATCGCTGTACACCGTAAAGACTATTCAATCCGAATTAATGGAACGAGTTGGCTGA
- a CDS encoding 4Fe-4S dicluster domain-containing protein — MAFKIVASQCTQCGACEFECPSDAIEFKGEKYVIDPNKCTECEGVFELQQCASVCPVPKTCVPA; from the coding sequence ATGGCCTTCAAAATCGTCGCATCCCAATGCACCCAGTGCGGTGCCTGCGAGTTCGAATGCCCTTCCGACGCGATCGAGTTCAAGGGCGAGAAGTACGTGATTGATCCCAACAAGTGCACCGAATGCGAGGGAGTTTTCGAGTTACAGCAATGCGCCTCGGTATGTCCGGTGCCGAAGACCTGCGTGCCGGCTTAA